A single genomic interval of Cupriavidus sp. MP-37 harbors:
- a CDS encoding addiction module antidote protein codes for MKEPTRPWDSAAQLRNETEIAAYLDTCLAEAGDDDRFIAYALGVVARARGMTRLARETGLSRESLYRSLSGEGNPEFGTIWKVMRALGIRLHASVG; via the coding sequence ATGAAAGAACCAACCCGCCCTTGGGACTCGGCCGCACAACTGCGCAACGAAACGGAAATCGCCGCCTACCTGGACACCTGCCTCGCCGAAGCCGGTGACGACGATCGTTTCATTGCCTACGCGCTCGGCGTGGTCGCGCGCGCCCGCGGCATGACGCGGCTGGCCCGCGAAACCGGCCTGTCGCGCGAAAGCCTTTACCGTTCGCTGTCCGGCGAAGGCAATCCGGAGTTCGGGACCATCTGGAAGGTGATGCGGGCGCTGGGAATTCGCCTGCATGCGAGCGTCGGCTGA
- the phaC gene encoding class I poly(R)-hydroxyalkanoic acid synthase, whose amino-acid sequence MATGKGAAASTQEGKSQPRKFTPGPFDPATWLEWSRQWQGTEGNGHAAASGMMSGIPGLDSLAGVKIAPAQLADIQQRYMKDFAALWQALAEGKPDGTGPLHDRRFAGDAWRNNVPYRYAAAFYLLNARALTELADAVEADAKTRQRIRFAISQWVDAMSPANFLATNPEAQRLLIESGGESLRAGVRNMMEDLTRGKISQTDETAFEVGRNVAVTEGAVVYENEYFQLLQYKPLTAKVHARPLLMVPPCINKYYILDLQPESSLVRHTVEQGHTVFLVSWRNPDASMASRTWDDYIEHAAIRAIEVARDISGEDQINVLGFCVGGTIISTALAVLSARGQHPAASLTLLTTLLDFTDTGILDVFVDEGHVQLREATLGGGAGAPCALLRGLELANTFSFLRPNDLVWNYVVDNYLKGNTPVPFDLLFWNGDATNLPGPWYCWYLRHTYLQNELKVPGKLTVCNAPVDLGSIDVPTYLYGSREDHIVPWTAAYASTALLKNKLRFVLGASGHIAGVINPPAKKKRSHWTNDALPASPQQWLAGATEHPGSWWPDWSAWLASHAGAKRAAPAGYGNARYPAIEPAPGRYVKAKA is encoded by the coding sequence ATGGCGACCGGCAAAGGTGCGGCAGCTTCCACGCAGGAAGGCAAGTCCCAACCACGCAAGTTCACGCCGGGGCCATTCGATCCAGCCACCTGGCTGGAATGGTCCCGCCAGTGGCAGGGCACTGAAGGCAACGGCCACGCGGCCGCATCCGGCATGATGTCCGGCATCCCGGGACTCGATTCGCTGGCCGGCGTCAAGATTGCGCCGGCGCAGCTGGCCGACATCCAGCAGCGCTACATGAAGGACTTCGCGGCGCTGTGGCAAGCGCTGGCCGAGGGCAAGCCCGACGGCACCGGCCCGCTGCACGACCGCCGTTTCGCTGGCGACGCCTGGCGCAACAACGTGCCTTACCGTTACGCCGCCGCCTTCTACCTGCTCAACGCGCGTGCGCTGACCGAGCTTGCCGACGCGGTCGAGGCCGATGCCAAGACGCGCCAGCGCATCCGCTTTGCGATCTCGCAGTGGGTCGACGCGATGTCGCCCGCCAACTTCCTCGCCACCAATCCCGAAGCGCAGCGCCTGCTGATCGAATCGGGCGGCGAATCGCTGCGCGCCGGCGTGCGCAACATGATGGAAGACCTGACGCGCGGCAAGATCTCGCAGACCGACGAGACCGCCTTCGAAGTGGGCCGCAATGTCGCGGTCACCGAAGGCGCGGTGGTCTACGAGAACGAATACTTTCAGCTGCTGCAGTACAAGCCGCTCACCGCCAAGGTCCATGCGCGCCCGCTGCTGATGGTGCCGCCTTGCATCAACAAGTACTACATCCTTGACCTGCAGCCCGAAAGCTCGCTGGTGCGGCATACGGTGGAGCAGGGCCATACCGTGTTTCTGGTGTCGTGGCGCAATCCCGATGCCAGCATGGCGTCGCGCACCTGGGACGACTACATCGAACACGCCGCCATCCGCGCCATCGAAGTCGCGCGCGACATCAGCGGCGAGGACCAGATCAACGTGCTCGGCTTCTGCGTCGGCGGCACCATCATTTCCACCGCGCTCGCGGTGCTGTCCGCGCGCGGACAGCATCCGGCGGCGAGCCTGACGCTGCTGACCACGCTGCTGGACTTTACCGACACCGGCATCCTCGACGTCTTCGTCGACGAGGGCCACGTGCAGCTGCGCGAAGCCACGCTGGGCGGCGGCGCCGGCGCACCGTGCGCGCTGCTGCGCGGGCTGGAGCTGGCCAACACCTTCTCGTTCCTGCGCCCGAACGACCTGGTGTGGAACTACGTGGTCGACAACTACCTGAAGGGCAACACCCCGGTGCCGTTCGACCTGCTGTTCTGGAATGGCGACGCGACCAACCTGCCGGGGCCGTGGTACTGCTGGTACCTGCGCCACACCTACCTGCAGAACGAGCTGAAGGTGCCCGGCAAGCTGACCGTCTGCAATGCGCCGGTGGACCTGGGCAGCATCGACGTGCCGACCTATCTCTACGGCTCGCGCGAAGACCATATCGTGCCGTGGACCGCGGCCTATGCCTCGACCGCGCTGCTGAAGAACAAGCTGCGCTTCGTGCTGGGCGCGTCCGGCCATATTGCCGGCGTGATCAATCCGCCGGCAAAGAAGAAGCGCAGCCACTGGACCAACGACGCCTTGCCGGCGTCGCCGCAGCAATGGCTGGCCGGCGCCACCGAGCACCCCGGCAGCTGGTGGCCGGACTGGTCGGCATGGCTGGCCAGCCATGCCGGCGCCAAGCGCGCCGCGCCTGCCGGATACGGCAATGCGCGCTACCCTGCAATCGAACCCGCGCCTGGGCGATACGTCAAAGCCAAGGCTTGA
- a CDS encoding type II toxin-antitoxin system RelE/ParE family toxin → MLSIRTTQTFDRWYAALRDSAARIRIQVRIDRMLNGNPGDVKALGGGICEMRVDHGPGYRIYFQRCGEVLVILLCGGDKSTQHADIGRGTPHGGEP, encoded by the coding sequence ATGCTCAGCATCCGCACCACCCAAACGTTTGACCGCTGGTACGCCGCCTTGCGCGACAGCGCTGCCAGGATTCGCATTCAGGTCCGGATCGACCGCATGCTGAACGGAAATCCGGGCGACGTGAAAGCCCTTGGCGGTGGCATCTGTGAAATGCGGGTGGACCATGGTCCCGGCTACCGCATCTATTTTCAGCGATGCGGCGAAGTTCTTGTCATTCTCCTCTGCGGAGGCGACAAGTCGACCCAGCACGCTGATATCGGCCGGGGCACGCCACATGGCGGCGAACCTTGA
- a CDS encoding acetyl-CoA C-acetyltransferase codes for MTDVVIVSAARTAVGKFGGSLAKIPAPELGAVVIKAALERAGIQPDQVSEVIMGQVLTAGSGQNPARQASIKAGLPAMVPAMTINKVCGSGLKAVMLAANAIMAGDAEIVVAGGQENMSAAPHVLPGSRDGFRMGDTKLVDTMIVDGLWDVYNQYHMGITAENVAKEYGITREAQDEFAVGSQNKAEAAQKAGKFDEEIVPVLIPQRKGDPVAFKTDEFVRHGATLDSMAGLKPAFDKAGTVTAANASGLNDGAAAVVVMSAAKAKELGLTPLATIKSYANAGVDPKVMGMGPVPASKRALSRAGWTPQDLDLMEINEAFAAQALAVHQQMGWDTSKVNVNGGAIAIGHPIGASGCRILVTLLHEMKRRNASKGLASLCIGGGMGVALAVERN; via the coding sequence ATGACTGACGTTGTCATCGTATCCGCGGCCCGTACCGCGGTTGGCAAATTTGGCGGCTCGCTGGCGAAGATTCCGGCGCCGGAACTGGGTGCCGTGGTGATCAAGGCCGCGCTCGAGCGTGCCGGCATCCAGCCGGACCAGGTCAGCGAAGTGATCATGGGCCAGGTGCTGACCGCCGGCTCGGGCCAGAACCCGGCGCGCCAGGCCTCGATCAAGGCCGGCCTGCCGGCCATGGTGCCGGCCATGACCATCAACAAGGTGTGCGGCTCGGGCCTGAAGGCGGTGATGCTGGCCGCCAACGCCATCATGGCGGGCGACGCCGAGATAGTGGTCGCCGGCGGCCAGGAGAACATGAGCGCCGCGCCGCACGTGCTGCCGGGCTCGCGCGACGGCTTCCGCATGGGCGATACCAAGCTGGTCGACACCATGATCGTCGACGGCCTGTGGGACGTGTACAACCAGTACCACATGGGCATCACCGCCGAGAACGTGGCCAAGGAATACGGCATCACGCGCGAGGCGCAGGACGAATTCGCGGTGGGCTCGCAGAACAAGGCCGAAGCCGCGCAGAAGGCCGGCAAGTTCGACGAAGAAATCGTGCCGGTGCTGATCCCGCAGCGCAAGGGCGACCCGGTCGCGTTCAAGACCGACGAATTCGTGCGCCACGGCGCCACGCTCGACAGCATGGCCGGCCTCAAGCCCGCCTTCGACAAGGCCGGCACGGTGACCGCGGCCAACGCTTCGGGCCTGAACGACGGCGCCGCCGCGGTGGTGGTGATGTCGGCCGCCAAGGCCAAGGAACTGGGCCTGACCCCGCTCGCGACCATCAAGAGCTACGCCAACGCCGGCGTGGACCCGAAGGTGATGGGCATGGGCCCGGTGCCGGCGTCCAAGCGCGCGCTGTCGCGCGCCGGCTGGACCCCGCAGGACCTGGACTTGATGGAAATCAACGAGGCCTTCGCGGCGCAGGCGCTGGCGGTGCACCAGCAGATGGGCTGGGATACTTCCAAGGTCAACGTCAACGGTGGCGCCATCGCCATCGGCCACCCGATCGGCGCGTCGGGCTGCCGTATCCTGGTGACGCTGCTGCATGAAATGAAGCGCCGCAATGCCAGCAAGGGCCTGGCGTCGCTGTGCATCGGCGGCGGCATGGGCGTGGCGCTGGCGGTCGAGCGCAATTAA
- a CDS encoding ATP-dependent DNA helicase, which translates to MSDLPDSRQLSLDSDPSDPSDASDPSEAAPPAHAVQADAAASRGAELATIFADTGTLAQAIPGYRPRASQHKMAEAVAGAIAQNDSVIVEAGTGTGKTYAYLVPAMLWGGKVILSTGTKNLQDQLFLRDIPTVRHALNVPVSVALLKGRANYVCHYHLERAQAGGRLASRQDAAWLREIGRFIKETATGDKAELASVPENAPVWSMVTSTRDNCLGSECPYYKDCFVMRARKEAQQADVVVVNHHLFFADVVLRDTGMAELLPAANTVIFDEAHQLPETATLFFGETLSTSQLLEIARDTVAEGLSHARDAVDWVALAAPLERAARDLRLAFGKDNARLALGQIEADRRIAEPFNETLDALDAALSDFVEMLESQAERAESLQQCHRRALELANKLAAWRTDAPAAPPPPSPEGEEQGEPAAATGPETVRWVEVFSHTVQLHRTPLSIAPIFTRQRGGHPRAWIFTSATLSVKGNFTHYAAQLGLDKDRSLTLPSPFDYAKQGLLYVPRDMPAPQSPQFTDAVVQAALPLIEAAGGRTFLLCTTLRAVQRASDLLYDAFAERGLNLPLLVQGQASRTELLDRFRELGNAVLVGSQSFWEGVDVRGEALSLVIIDKLPFAPPDDPVLAARMEVLQKKGLSPFAVHQLPHAVITLKQGAGRLIRSESDRGVLAIFDTRLVEKPYGRQIWQSLPPFTRTREAATVVRFLESLRGSPAEPQVEASAEDPAVD; encoded by the coding sequence TTGTCCGATCTTCCCGATTCCCGCCAGTTGTCCCTGGACAGCGACCCGAGCGACCCGAGCGACGCCAGCGACCCCAGCGAGGCCGCGCCGCCTGCCCATGCCGTGCAGGCAGATGCCGCCGCCAGCCGCGGCGCCGAGCTTGCCACCATCTTCGCCGATACCGGCACGCTGGCCCAGGCCATTCCCGGCTACCGGCCGCGCGCATCGCAGCACAAGATGGCCGAGGCCGTCGCCGGCGCGATCGCGCAGAATGATTCGGTCATCGTCGAGGCCGGCACCGGCACCGGCAAGACCTACGCCTACCTGGTGCCGGCGATGCTGTGGGGCGGCAAGGTGATCCTGTCCACCGGCACCAAGAACCTGCAGGACCAGCTGTTCCTGCGCGACATCCCGACCGTGCGCCACGCGCTCAACGTGCCGGTCTCGGTGGCGCTGCTCAAGGGCCGCGCCAACTACGTCTGCCACTACCACCTGGAGCGCGCGCAGGCCGGCGGGCGCCTGGCCTCGCGCCAGGATGCGGCGTGGCTGCGCGAGATCGGGCGCTTTATCAAGGAAACCGCGACCGGCGACAAGGCGGAGCTGGCGTCGGTGCCGGAGAACGCGCCGGTGTGGTCGATGGTGACTTCGACGCGCGACAACTGCCTCGGCTCGGAATGCCCGTATTACAAGGACTGCTTCGTGATGCGCGCGCGCAAGGAAGCGCAGCAGGCCGACGTGGTGGTGGTCAACCACCACCTGTTCTTTGCCGACGTGGTGCTGCGCGATACCGGCATGGCCGAGCTGCTGCCCGCCGCCAACACCGTGATCTTCGACGAAGCGCACCAGCTGCCCGAGACCGCCACGCTGTTCTTCGGCGAGACCTTGTCGACCAGCCAGCTGCTGGAGATCGCGCGCGATACCGTGGCCGAGGGCCTGTCGCATGCGCGCGATGCGGTCGACTGGGTGGCGCTGGCAGCGCCGCTGGAACGTGCCGCGCGCGACCTGCGCCTGGCCTTCGGCAAGGACAACGCGCGCCTGGCGCTGGGCCAGATCGAGGCGGACCGCCGCATCGCCGAACCGTTCAACGAGACCCTCGATGCGCTCGACGCGGCGCTGTCCGACTTCGTCGAGATGCTCGAAAGCCAGGCCGAGCGCGCCGAATCGCTGCAGCAGTGCCACCGCCGCGCGCTCGAGCTGGCCAACAAGCTGGCCGCCTGGCGCACCGATGCGCCGGCCGCGCCGCCACCGCCGTCACCGGAGGGAGAGGAGCAGGGCGAGCCCGCGGCCGCCACCGGTCCGGAAACCGTGCGCTGGGTCGAGGTGTTCTCGCACACCGTGCAGCTGCACCGCACGCCGCTATCGATCGCGCCGATCTTCACGCGGCAGCGCGGCGGCCATCCGCGCGCGTGGATCTTCACCTCGGCGACGCTGTCGGTGAAGGGCAATTTCACCCACTACGCCGCGCAGCTGGGGCTCGACAAGGACCGCTCGCTGACGCTGCCGAGCCCGTTCGACTATGCGAAGCAGGGCCTGCTGTACGTGCCGCGCGACATGCCCGCGCCGCAGTCGCCGCAGTTCACCGATGCGGTGGTGCAGGCGGCGCTGCCGCTGATCGAGGCGGCCGGCGGGCGCACCTTCCTGCTGTGCACCACGCTGCGCGCCGTGCAGCGCGCCTCGGACCTGCTCTACGATGCCTTTGCCGAACGCGGCCTGAACCTGCCGCTGCTGGTGCAGGGCCAGGCCAGCCGTACCGAGCTGCTGGACCGCTTCCGCGAGCTGGGCAATGCGGTGCTGGTCGGCAGCCAGAGTTTCTGGGAAGGCGTGGACGTGCGCGGCGAGGCGCTGTCGCTGGTGATCATCGACAAGCTGCCGTTCGCGCCGCCCGACGATCCGGTGCTGGCCGCGCGCATGGAAGTGCTGCAGAAGAAGGGCCTGAGCCCGTTTGCCGTGCACCAGCTGCCGCATGCGGTGATCACGCTCAAGCAGGGGGCAGGGCGGCTGATCCGCTCGGAATCGGACCGCGGCGTGCTGGCGATCTTCGATACGCGCCTGGTCGAGAAGCCCTATGGGCGCCAGATCTGGCAGAGCCTGCCGCCGTTCACGCGCACGCGCGAGGCGGCCACGGTGGTGCGCTTCCTGGAGTCGCTGCGCGGATCGCCCGCCGAGCCGCAGGTCGAAGCCAGTGCCGAGGATCCGGCCGTCGACTGA
- a CDS encoding RluA family pseudouridine synthase, giving the protein MKKNSVKHYSPSPQPNPQAADGVGGLPPERVRAAAVVADFEASAEDFDDAVDAPAVAAGPADATVTLSLEVDSASHGERLDKLLARHFSEFSRSRLQQWIESGAVRVDGQVRRPRDAVQMGNRIEVRPQAAPEASAFAPEDVPLDVVYEDDTLLVINKPAGLVVHPAAGNWSGTVLNGLLHRDPGAASLPRAGIVHRLDKETSGLMVVARTLTAQTDLVRQLQARTVKRTYIALVWGRTYDEGTIDAPIGRDPRERTRMAIVQTASGKPSRTHFRTLATVPLGRGFVSMVMCKLETGRTHQIRVHFESIGHPLVGDPVYFRATQRGQRPAIRVPLPVPYARQALHAYKLGLVHPVTGKHMSWTAQPPEDLQALIDALDFESAQADDEDEAWDEVWEGGEAHWEYAGDDDDDDDGDGDERGA; this is encoded by the coding sequence ATGAAGAAAAATAGCGTCAAGCATTATAGCCCAAGCCCCCAGCCCAACCCGCAAGCCGCAGATGGCGTGGGAGGACTGCCACCCGAACGGGTGCGCGCCGCCGCGGTGGTGGCCGATTTCGAGGCCAGCGCGGAAGATTTCGACGATGCCGTCGACGCACCGGCCGTTGCTGCCGGGCCGGCCGACGCGACCGTAACCCTGTCGCTGGAGGTGGACAGCGCCTCGCATGGCGAGCGCCTCGATAAATTGCTGGCGCGTCACTTCAGCGAGTTTTCGCGCAGCCGCCTGCAGCAATGGATCGAAAGCGGCGCGGTGCGCGTCGACGGCCAGGTGCGCCGTCCGCGCGACGCGGTGCAGATGGGCAACCGGATCGAGGTCCGGCCGCAGGCCGCGCCGGAAGCGTCGGCGTTCGCGCCCGAAGACGTGCCGCTGGACGTGGTCTATGAGGACGACACCCTGCTGGTGATCAACAAGCCCGCCGGGCTGGTGGTGCATCCGGCCGCCGGCAACTGGAGCGGCACCGTGCTCAATGGCCTGCTGCACCGCGACCCCGGCGCCGCGTCGCTGCCGCGCGCGGGCATCGTGCACCGGCTCGACAAGGAAACCTCCGGGCTGATGGTGGTGGCGCGCACGCTGACCGCGCAGACCGACCTGGTGCGCCAGCTGCAGGCGCGCACGGTCAAGCGCACCTATATCGCGCTGGTGTGGGGCCGCACCTATGACGAAGGCACCATCGACGCGCCGATCGGGCGCGACCCGCGCGAGCGCACCCGCATGGCGATCGTGCAGACCGCCAGCGGCAAGCCGTCGCGCACGCATTTCCGCACGCTGGCGACGGTGCCGCTGGGGCGCGGCTTCGTGTCGATGGTGATGTGCAAGCTCGAGACCGGCCGCACCCACCAGATCCGCGTGCATTTCGAATCCATCGGTCATCCGCTGGTGGGCGACCCGGTCTATTTCCGCGCCACCCAGCGCGGCCAGCGTCCGGCAATCCGCGTGCCGCTGCCGGTGCCCTACGCGCGCCAGGCGCTGCATGCGTACAAGCTCGGCCTGGTGCATCCGGTCACCGGCAAGCACATGTCGTGGACCGCGCAGCCGCCGGAGGACCTGCAGGCGCTGATCGATGCGCTCGACTTTGAAAGCGCGCAGGCCGACGACGAAGACGAGGCCTGGGACGAAGTGTGGGAAGGCGGCGAAGCCCACTGGGAATACGCCGGCGATGATGACGATGACGACGACGGCGACGGCGATGAACGCGGCGCCTGA
- a CDS encoding 3-ketoacyl-ACP reductase has translation MTQRIAYVTGGMGGIGTAICQRLARDGFRVVAGCGPNSPRREKWLEQQKALGFDFVASEGNVADWDSTKAAFDKVKAEVGEVDVLINNAGITRDVVFRKMTRADWDAVIDTNLTSLFNVTKQVIDGMADRGWGRIVNISSVNGQKGQFGQTNYSTAKAGLHGFTMALAQEVATKGVTVNTVSPGYIATDMVKAIRQDVLDKIVGTIPVKRLGEPEEIASICAWLASDESGFSTGADFSLNGGLHMG, from the coding sequence ATGACTCAGCGCATTGCGTATGTGACCGGCGGCATGGGTGGTATCGGGACCGCCATTTGCCAGCGGCTGGCCAGGGATGGCTTTCGCGTGGTGGCCGGCTGCGGCCCCAACTCGCCGCGCCGTGAAAAGTGGCTGGAGCAGCAGAAGGCCCTGGGCTTCGATTTCGTCGCCTCGGAAGGCAACGTGGCCGACTGGGACTCGACCAAGGCGGCCTTCGACAAGGTCAAGGCCGAGGTCGGCGAAGTCGATGTGCTGATCAACAACGCCGGCATCACGCGCGACGTGGTGTTCCGCAAAATGACCCGCGCCGACTGGGATGCGGTGATCGACACCAACCTGACCTCGCTGTTCAACGTCACCAAGCAGGTGATCGACGGCATGGCCGACCGCGGCTGGGGCCGCATCGTCAATATCTCGTCGGTGAACGGGCAGAAGGGCCAGTTCGGCCAGACCAACTACTCCACCGCCAAGGCCGGCCTGCACGGCTTCACCATGGCGCTGGCACAGGAGGTGGCGACCAAGGGCGTGACCGTGAACACGGTTTCGCCGGGCTATATCGCTACCGACATGGTCAAGGCCATCCGCCAGGATGTGCTCGACAAGATCGTCGGCACGATCCCGGTGAAGCGCCTGGGCGAGCCGGAAGAGATCGCCTCGATCTGCGCCTGGCTGGCGTCGGACGAGTCCGGCTTCTCGACCGGCGCCGACTTCTCGCTCAACGGCGGCCTGCACATGGGCTGA
- a CDS encoding DUF465 domain-containing protein: MDSNLNTLERRIMELQIEHRDLDFLIDRLAGDAVHDELQLRRLKKRRLKLKDAITLLQLQLEPDVPA; this comes from the coding sequence ATGGACAGCAACCTGAATACCCTGGAACGGCGCATCATGGAGTTGCAGATCGAGCACCGCGATCTCGACTTCCTGATCGACCGGCTGGCCGGCGATGCGGTCCATGACGAATTGCAGCTGCGCCGGCTGAAGAAGCGCCGGCTCAAGCTGAAGGACGCCATCACGCTGCTGCAGCTGCAGCTCGAACCCGACGTGCCGGCCTGA
- the phaR gene encoding polyhydroxyalkanoate synthesis repressor PhaR, producing the protein MATTKKGAERLIKKYPNRRLYDTQTSTYITLADVKQLVMDSEDFKVVDAKSGDELTRSILLQIILEEETGGVPMFSSAMLSQIIRFYGHAMQGMMGTYLEKNIQAFIDIQNKLAENSKGLYSGEAFSPDMWSQFMNMQGPMMQGMMSNYIEQSKNLFVQMQEQMQNQAKNMFGTFPFNQPDKK; encoded by the coding sequence ATGGCCACGACCAAAAAAGGCGCAGAGCGACTGATCAAAAAGTATCCCAACCGCAGGCTCTACGATACCCAGACCAGCACCTACATCACCCTGGCCGACGTCAAGCAGCTGGTGATGGATTCCGAGGACTTCAAGGTCGTCGACGCCAAATCCGGTGACGAACTGACGCGCAGCATCCTGCTGCAGATCATCCTGGAAGAAGAGACCGGCGGCGTGCCGATGTTCTCCAGCGCGATGCTGTCGCAGATCATCCGCTTCTACGGCCATGCCATGCAGGGCATGATGGGCACCTACCTGGAAAAGAACATCCAGGCCTTCATCGACATCCAGAACAAGCTGGCGGAGAACTCCAAGGGCCTGTACTCCGGCGAAGCGTTCAGCCCCGACATGTGGTCGCAGTTCATGAACATGCAGGGCCCGATGATGCAGGGCATGATGAGCAACTACATCGAGCAGAGCAAGAACCTGTTCGTGCAGATGCAGGAGCAGATGCAGAACCAGGCCAAGAACATGTTCGGCACGTTCCCGTTCAACCAGCCGGACAAGAAGTAG
- a CDS encoding outer membrane protein assembly factor BamD — MQLQSMKRARWRTTIGAVLLAGGCVMLSACGLLADQPDETAGWSANKLYSEAKDALDGGDYTRAVKLYEKLEGRYPFGRYAQQAQIDTAYANYKDGETAAALAAVDRFIQLHPNHPTIDYAYYLKGLINFNDNLGWLGRFSGQDLSERDPKAARAAYDAFHTLITRYPESKYTPDATLRMQYIVNSLAQHEVHAARYYYRRGAYLAAVNRAQQSLKDYDGAPANEEALYIMIRSYDAMGMKDLRDDTARVMEKNFPESDFIKYGARRKDKSWWEVF; from the coding sequence ATGCAATTGCAGAGCATGAAACGCGCGCGCTGGCGCACGACAATTGGAGCGGTTCTGCTCGCAGGCGGCTGCGTCATGCTGTCTGCATGCGGCCTGCTCGCGGACCAGCCCGACGAGACCGCCGGCTGGTCGGCCAACAAATTATATTCGGAAGCCAAGGATGCCCTGGATGGCGGCGACTACACCCGCGCCGTCAAGCTGTATGAAAAGCTCGAAGGCCGCTATCCGTTCGGCCGCTATGCGCAGCAGGCGCAGATCGACACCGCCTACGCCAACTACAAGGACGGCGAGACCGCGGCCGCGCTGGCGGCGGTGGACCGCTTCATCCAGCTGCACCCGAACCACCCCACCATCGATTACGCCTACTACCTGAAGGGGCTGATCAACTTCAACGACAACCTCGGCTGGCTGGGCCGCTTCTCGGGGCAGGACCTGAGCGAGCGCGACCCCAAGGCCGCGCGCGCCGCCTACGATGCCTTCCACACGCTGATCACGCGCTACCCGGAAAGCAAGTACACGCCGGACGCCACGCTGCGCATGCAGTACATCGTCAACTCGCTGGCCCAGCATGAAGTGCACGCGGCGCGCTACTACTACCGGCGCGGCGCCTACCTCGCCGCGGTCAACCGTGCCCAGCAGTCGCTGAAGGACTACGACGGCGCACCCGCCAACGAAGAGGCGCTGTACATCATGATCCGCTCGTACGACGCGATGGGCATGAAGGACCTGCGCGACGACACCGCGCGCGTGATGGAGAAGAACTTCCCGGAGAGCGACTTCATCAAGTACGGCGCACGCCGCAAGGACAAGTCCTGGTGGGAAGTGTTCTGA
- the pgeF gene encoding peptidoglycan editing factor PgeF, whose translation MNAAPDPAWLVPDWPAPARVRALSTTRQGGVSQGPYGLAGGIPGGLNLGTHVGDDLADVARNRARLAACLPSMPQWLEQVHGCAVATVDHVAASGDPVPQADASLALTPGHVCAVMTADCLPVLLCDAQGTVVGAAHAGWRGLCNGVIEATLARMQAAAGGATTRWLAWLGPAIGPAAFEVGAEVRDAFLAQARPHEHADVAAAFRAGTPGKYFADIYALARTRLARAGCVDVYGGAACTVADADRFYSYRRDGVTGRMASLVWLAD comes from the coding sequence ATGAACGCGGCGCCTGATCCCGCCTGGCTGGTCCCCGACTGGCCCGCGCCGGCGCGCGTGCGCGCGCTGTCGACCACGCGCCAGGGCGGTGTCAGCCAGGGGCCGTACGGGCTCGCCGGCGGCATCCCGGGCGGCCTGAACCTGGGCACCCACGTTGGCGACGATCTGGCCGACGTGGCGCGCAACCGCGCGCGGCTGGCCGCGTGCCTGCCGTCGATGCCGCAATGGCTGGAGCAGGTGCATGGCTGCGCGGTCGCGACGGTCGACCATGTGGCCGCATCGGGCGATCCCGTGCCGCAGGCCGATGCCAGCCTGGCGCTCACGCCGGGCCACGTCTGCGCCGTGATGACGGCCGATTGCCTGCCGGTGCTGCTGTGCGATGCGCAGGGAACGGTGGTGGGGGCCGCGCATGCGGGCTGGCGCGGCCTGTGCAACGGCGTGATCGAGGCCACGCTGGCGCGGATGCAGGCGGCCGCCGGCGGCGCTACGACGCGCTGGCTGGCATGGCTGGGGCCGGCGATCGGCCCCGCTGCCTTCGAGGTCGGCGCCGAGGTGCGCGACGCCTTTCTCGCGCAGGCACGCCCGCACGAACACGCCGACGTTGCCGCGGCGTTTCGCGCCGGGACCCCGGGCAAGTACTTTGCCGACATCTACGCGCTGGCGCGCACGCGCCTGGCCCGTGCCGGCTGTGTCGATGTTTACGGCGGCGCTGCCTGCACCGTCGCCGACGCCGACCGCTTCTATTCCTACCGGCGCGACGGCGTCACCGGGCGCATGGCCAGCCTGGTCTGGCTGGCCGACTGA